In the Streptomyces sp. NBC_00193 genome, TCGAATGCGTCCGCGTCAGGCGAAGCGGAGCCAAGGCCAAAGCTACTCCCGCGCGTGACATAACACTGTCACGTCCAACGTGTGACACTCCCCGGAGATTCCCCCGGCGAGACGCCGGAGACCCCCGGAGCACCCCGCGGAACGGCCTCGTCGATGGTGGCATGCCCGTTCCGTACGCGTCACACGCTTTTCGGGGCGCTCCACTCCGGGTGCCCCGGCATCGCCGGCGTCTTCTTCCCGTACAGCCACGGCTCCAGGAACGCCGCCAGGTCCCGGCCCGCCTCCTGCGAGGCCAGCCGTACGAAGTCCTCCGTGCCCGCGACCCCGTCCCGGTGCTCACCCACCCAGCGCCGCTCCACCCGGTCGAAGGCCTTGACCCCGATCTCCTGCCGCAGCGCGTACAGGATCAGCGCGGCCCCGTCGTAGACCGCCGGCCGGAACAGCCCGATCTTCTCGCCCGGGGCGGCCGGCTTGGGCGCGGCCGGGGGGCCGCCGGCCGCCCGCCACTGGTCGGAGCGCTGGTACGCCTCGCGCATCCGCCGCTCCAGGGAGTACTTGCCGAGGCCGTCCGCGTACAGGGCTTCGTACCAGGTGGCGTGGCCCTCGTTGAGCCACAGGTCGGACCAGGTGCGCGGGCTCACGCTGTCGCCGAACCACTGGTGGGCCAGCTCGTGGACCATCACGGACTCGACGTACCACTCGGGGTATCCGCCGCCGCCCGCGAACAGTGCGCTCTCGAACAGCGACAGGGTCTGCGTCTCCAGCTCGAAGCCGGTACGGGCCTTCGCGATCAGCACGCCGTAGTTCTCGAAGGGGTAGCGGCCGACCCGTTCCTCCATCCACCGGATGTGCCCGGCGGTCTTCTTCAGCCAGGGCTCCAGCCGTTCCCGGTCCGCCGCCGGGACCACGTCGCGCAGCGGCAGTCCGTGCGGTCCCGTGCGGTGGATCACGGCCGAGTCGCCGATCGAGACCTGGGCGAGCTCGGTGGCCATCGGATGCAGCGTCCGGTACGTCCACGTGGTCGCGGCGCCCGCCCGGAGCGCCGGCAGCGCGCCCGGCACCCCGTTGGCCACGGCCGTCTTTCCGGCCGGCGCGCTCACCCGGAAGGTGAAGTACGCCTTGTCGGCGGGGTGGTCGTTGCACGGGAAGACCCGGTGAGCGGCGTCGGCCTGGTTCGCCATGGCCAGCCCGTCGTCGGTCACCACCCAGCCGCCGTCGCCGCGGCCGCGCGGGTCGCTCGTGTGCCGGACGGTGATGTGGAGGGGAAGGTCCGGCTCCACCGGCCGGGCGGGGGTCAGCACGAGGTCCTCGCCGACGCTCGCGAAGCCTGCCGGTTCCCCGTTGACCTCGGCGGAGGCCACTTTCCCGTGGGTGAAGTCGAGGTTGACGGTTTCGAGCCGGGTGAGGCTGCGCGCGTCGATGACGGTGACCGCGTCGAGGGGGCTGCTGTTGTCCTTGTACGCGAAGGACAGGTCGTACGAGAGCACGTCGTATCCGGGGTTCCCCAGCTCGGGGAAGAGCGCGTCGCCGATGCCGAGCGCCTTGGGCGGGGGCACGACGGCGGCGACGAGGGTGAGGGAGGCCGCGGCCAGCAGGGCGGCGCGCAGGCGCGGGGAGGTGAGCTG is a window encoding:
- a CDS encoding M1 family metallopeptidase — translated: MQLTSPRLRAALLAAASLTLVAAVVPPPKALGIGDALFPELGNPGYDVLSYDLSFAYKDNSSPLDAVTVIDARSLTRLETVNLDFTHGKVASAEVNGEPAGFASVGEDLVLTPARPVEPDLPLHITVRHTSDPRGRGDGGWVVTDDGLAMANQADAAHRVFPCNDHPADKAYFTFRVSAPAGKTAVANGVPGALPALRAGAATTWTYRTLHPMATELAQVSIGDSAVIHRTGPHGLPLRDVVPAADRERLEPWLKKTAGHIRWMEERVGRYPFENYGVLIAKARTGFELETQTLSLFESALFAGGGGYPEWYVESVMVHELAHQWFGDSVSPRTWSDLWLNEGHATWYEALYADGLGKYSLERRMREAYQRSDQWRAAGGPPAAPKPAAPGEKIGLFRPAVYDGAALILYALRQEIGVKAFDRVERRWVGEHRDGVAGTEDFVRLASQEAGRDLAAFLEPWLYGKKTPAMPGHPEWSAPKSV